AGACGGTCCCCGGAATCGGCATCCATCGCGGTCAGCGGGTCGCCAGCGTACACCGTCCCGTCGGCGACGATCGCGCCCGCAGCCCCACTCACCTCGGCGCTCCACCGGCGGCTCCCGTCAGGGTCCAGTGCAAGGAGGGCAGCACCGCTCGTCGCGACCGGCGACACGATCGGCCCGCTCTCGGCAGCAGTGATCGCGACCGACCCGTACTCGAGTTCGATGCTGTGCTGTGTTTCACCATCGACGCTAGAGACAATGATGGTCGCTGTATCGTCGGGAGAGTGATACTGAGGGACGTAGAGCTGTTCGGCTGCAATCGTTGGCGGGCCTGCTTCGGCCGCGGGCTGGCTCTGGACGCGCCATCGCTCTGTGAGCGTGCGGCTGTCTGCCTCGTAGCTGGCGAGCAGGCCCGAGAAGGCCGCGTACAGTATGCCGTTGGCGGACGCCATATTCCGGACCCATAGCTCGCGATCGCGGACGATTTCACCGGTGTCTGCGTGGAGTGTCCAGTACCGGTTTCGACCGGCAACGAAGACATAGCCATGCTGTTCGTGGACGCCCGTGAGCTGGTCCGGGACGGTAGCTCGCCATTGCTCGTCTCCGGTAGGCGAACGTGCTACCAAGGTCGATTCCTGGAGGTCCCTGTGCAGTTGGTAGAGGCGTCCATCAACGTATTTCAGCCTGGCAGCGCTGTCGAGGTCGTGGTCCCACTGGAGCGTTCCGTCGGCGGCGTCGAGCGCCA
The DNA window shown above is from Natrialba magadii ATCC 43099 and carries:
- a CDS encoding outer membrane protein assembly factor BamB family protein, whose protein sequence is MRRRPFLVAASATTVGLAGCTSAQERLGDVRRSAPERRVEADWQPGPGTWAEDDYGPANRRYNPHATPPRTEPEIDWRYDLEDPLGDGSLVVANETVYVTTSHRLVALDAADGTLQWDHDLDSAARLKYVDGRLYQLHRDLQESTLVARSPTGDEQWRATVPDQLTGVHEQHGYVFVAGRNRYWTLHADTGEIVRDRELWVRNMASANGILYAAFSGLLASYEADSRTLTERWRVQSQPAAEAGPPTIAAEQLYVPQYHSPDDTATIIVSSVDGETQHSIELEYGSVAITAAESGPIVSPVATSGAALLALDPDGSRRWSAEVSGAAGAIVADGTVYAGDPLTAMDADSGDRLWEWDGGRDGDDAVETARFAVADSTLYASTADNHIVALRE